In the genome of Pelagibacterium nitratireducens, one region contains:
- a CDS encoding SprT family zinc-dependent metalloprotease has product MGLPRLFARTAIPETTELVIASGPVTVAVRVNARARSYRLSVSARGEPVLTVPRGGRWPEAQAFLERNTGWLSARLSRIQSPYALAPGAIIPLRGSPHRLVGLSRLRGLVTVVNEGDEPQLHVPGGPDHMRRRLVDWLKKEARHDLETACTRHAQNLGVTVSAITLRDQSTRWGSCSSSGSLNFNWRLILAPPDVLDYVAAHEVAHILEMNHRPVFWRTVAKTCPHYERPKAWLKANGAALMAL; this is encoded by the coding sequence ATGGGGCTGCCCCGCCTTTTTGCCCGAACCGCGATCCCTGAAACGACCGAGCTCGTCATCGCGTCCGGTCCGGTTACAGTAGCCGTGCGGGTCAACGCCCGGGCCCGGTCCTATCGCTTGAGCGTTTCGGCGCGGGGAGAGCCGGTTCTGACTGTGCCGCGCGGCGGGCGCTGGCCCGAGGCGCAAGCCTTTCTCGAGCGCAACACCGGCTGGCTATCCGCCCGGCTCAGCCGCATCCAGAGCCCTTACGCACTCGCCCCCGGCGCCATCATTCCCCTGCGCGGCAGCCCCCACCGCCTGGTCGGCCTCAGCCGGCTACGCGGTCTCGTCACCGTCGTCAACGAGGGCGACGAGCCACAATTGCACGTGCCCGGCGGCCCCGACCACATGCGCCGCCGCCTTGTAGACTGGCTCAAGAAAGAGGCTCGCCACGATCTTGAGACCGCCTGCACCCGCCACGCGCAAAATCTGGGCGTGACGGTTTCTGCCATCACCCTGCGCGATCAATCGACCCGCTGGGGATCGTGCTCGTCCTCTGGCAGCCTCAATTTCAACTGGCGCCTGATCCTCGCCCCACCCGACGTTCTCGATTACGTCGCCGCCCATGAGGTGGCCCACATTCTCGAAATGAACCATCGGCCGGTCTTCTGGCGCACCGTCGCGAAAACGTGTCCCCATTACGAGCGCCCCAAAGCCTGGCTCAAGGCCAATGGCGCAGCGCTGATGGCGCTCTGA
- a CDS encoding DUF2852 domain-containing protein: MNSAIIKPAWSPLTIALMVLGFIIFWPLGMAVLAYILWGEYMGGSREKAESWIAGQKSNFKSRGCGPRHYRASATGNAAFDEYRDEQLKRLDEERRKLEEDRQAFEEHLANLRKARDREEFDRFMRDRNAPRHDDNRNDDGGERQGY, translated from the coding sequence ATGAACAGTGCAATTATCAAACCCGCATGGTCCCCGCTAACCATCGCTTTGATGGTTCTGGGCTTTATCATCTTCTGGCCGCTAGGCATGGCCGTCCTCGCCTACATTTTATGGGGCGAATATATGGGCGGCAGCCGTGAAAAGGCTGAAAGCTGGATCGCCGGCCAGAAGTCAAACTTCAAATCCCGCGGCTGTGGCCCGCGCCACTATCGCGCTTCGGCCACCGGCAATGCCGCCTTCGACGAGTATCGCGACGAGCAGCTCAAGCGCCTCGATGAGGAACGCCGTAAACTCGAAGAAGACCGCCAGGCGTTCGAAGAACACCTCGCCAATCTGCGCAAGGCGCGTGATCGCGAAGAGTTCGACCGCTTCATGCGGGACCGCAATGCCCCCCGCCACGACGACAACCGCAATGACGATGGCGGCGAGCGTCAGGGGTACTAA
- a CDS encoding ActS/PrrB/RegB family redox-sensitive histidine kinase, producing MSEITQSSAPAPARSANPMRLETLVLLRWLAISGQLITVVVVRYGLGYDVPLGACLLLIALSVLVNAGLLIRYGPGHRPSTRLAFLQLAYDSLQLGGLLYLTGGLGNPFAILLLAPVSVSASTLASRETIWVGTLVIAIASALALFHMPLPWIEGVSFEPPRIYLTGVWIAILCAVGFVAGYTNKVAHEARQLVDALTITELALSRQQQLSALDGLAAAAAHELGTPLATIALAAKEIRRDHGEGELAEDLDLIMDQVARCRAILGKLRNLRPSGSDLFDSATLSDIVAELAKAHEGPALVEGKSINLAQTRAEQDEPVIARNVALLYGLGNLIENAVQFAKVEVTIRAVWDGRRVMIAIMDDGPGFPPDLLSRLGEPYLTTRTKDRFDPRQPDGGGGLGLGVFIAKTLLERTGATLKFFNARANGHACVEISWPRDTLVRNAARDV from the coding sequence ATGAGCGAAATCACACAGTCCAGCGCTCCGGCGCCGGCGCGCAGCGCCAATCCCATGCGGCTTGAAACGCTCGTGCTTTTGCGCTGGCTGGCCATTTCGGGCCAGCTGATCACCGTTGTGGTCGTGCGCTACGGGCTGGGCTACGACGTGCCGCTGGGGGCGTGCCTGTTGCTGATCGCGCTTTCGGTGCTGGTCAATGCGGGGCTGTTGATCCGCTACGGGCCGGGTCACCGGCCCTCGACCCGGCTGGCATTCCTGCAGCTTGCCTATGACAGTCTGCAACTCGGAGGGCTGCTTTATCTCACCGGCGGGCTGGGCAATCCGTTTGCCATATTGCTGCTCGCGCCGGTTTCGGTTTCCGCTTCGACGCTGGCTTCGCGCGAAACGATCTGGGTGGGCACGCTGGTCATTGCGATCGCTAGCGCGCTGGCTTTGTTTCACATGCCCTTGCCGTGGATCGAAGGGGTCAGTTTCGAGCCGCCACGCATCTATCTCACCGGGGTGTGGATTGCGATCCTGTGCGCTGTGGGGTTTGTCGCCGGGTACACCAACAAGGTGGCTCATGAAGCCCGCCAGCTTGTCGATGCGCTGACCATCACCGAGTTGGCCCTGTCGCGCCAGCAACAGCTTTCGGCGCTCGACGGGCTGGCGGCGGCCGCCGCCCATGAGCTGGGCACCCCGCTGGCCACCATTGCGCTGGCGGCCAAGGAAATCCGGCGCGACCATGGGGAAGGGGAGCTGGCCGAAGATCTCGATCTCATCATGGATCAGGTGGCGCGCTGCCGGGCGATATTGGGAAAATTGCGAAACCTGCGGCCATCGGGATCGGACCTTTTCGACAGCGCGACACTGTCCGACATCGTGGCCGAGCTGGCCAAGGCCCATGAAGGGCCGGCGCTGGTCGAGGGCAAATCGATCAATCTGGCCCAGACCCGGGCTGAGCAGGACGAGCCGGTGATCGCGCGCAATGTGGCGCTGCTCTACGGGCTGGGCAATCTGATCGAAAATGCCGTGCAGTTCGCAAAGGTTGAGGTGACGATCCGGGCCGTCTGGGACGGGCGGCGGGTGATGATCGCCATCATGGACGACGGACCGGGATTTCCGCCGGACCTTTTAAGCCGGCTCGGGGAACCCTATCTGACAACAAGGACGAAAGACCGGTTCGATCCGCGCCAACCCGATGGCGGGGGCGGGCTGGGATTGGGCGTGTTCATTGCCAAGACGCTTCTGGAGCGGACCGGCGCGACGCTCAAATTCTTCAATGCCCGGGCAAACGGGCATGCCTGTGTGGAAATCAGCTGGCCGCGTGACACCCTGGTCCGAAATGCCGCACGCGACGTATGA
- a CDS encoding ActR/PrrA/RegA family redox response regulator transcription factor, whose protein sequence is MTEISELPDTERTLLLVDDDKPFLTRLERAMDKRGFIVSIADTVAGGLAAVKANSPAFAVVDLRLEDGNGLTVVQALHENRPDARAVVLTGYGNIATAVTAVKLGAVDYLAKPADADDIVKALLAGEDDIKPEAPENPMSADRVRWEHIQRVYELCDRNVSETARRLNMHRRTLQRILAKRAPR, encoded by the coding sequence ATGACAGAGATTTCCGAGCTTCCCGACACCGAGCGCACCCTGCTGCTGGTCGACGACGACAAGCCCTTCCTGACCCGGCTCGAAAGGGCGATGGACAAGCGCGGCTTTATCGTTTCGATCGCCGATACGGTGGCTGGCGGGCTGGCGGCGGTCAAAGCCAACAGTCCGGCCTTTGCGGTGGTCGATCTGCGGCTCGAGGACGGAAACGGGCTGACCGTGGTTCAGGCGCTGCACGAAAACCGGCCCGACGCCCGTGCCGTGGTTCTGACCGGTTATGGCAATATTGCCACCGCCGTCACGGCGGTCAAACTGGGGGCCGTAGATTATCTCGCCAAGCCGGCCGACGCCGACGATATCGTCAAGGCGCTTTTGGCCGGCGAGGACGATATCAAGCCCGAGGCCCCCGAAAACCCCATGTCGGCGGACCGTGTGCGCTGGGAGCATATCCAGCGGGTCTATGAGCTTTGCGACCGCAATGTTTCGGAGACGGCGCGGCGGCTCAACATGCACCGGCGCACGCTGCAACGCATTCTCGCCAAGCGCGCTCCGCGCTGA
- a CDS encoding MBL fold metallo-hydrolase, whose product MAVELSFNGAAGTVTGSCYRIVHDRGNFLVDCGLFQGTKTERELNEKPFPFDPGAIDFVLLTHAHIDHVGLVPRLYAKGYRGPLHATAATNGLIEYLLADGASIQESEAERENKKRRRRGEAPVPPLYTLANAEEALKHRSDHPYGEWIEPGPGVRARFWNAGHILGSASIEIEVEDNGKPVRLLFSGDLGPDEKVFYLKPGAPSDFDYVICESTYGGRERADYTLETRRAALAEEINAALDRGGNLVIPAFAVERSQELLHDIGTLIEDGTISPKRVFLDSPLARRVTQVFARYAHEFDDLELSPEQLFNNPRFSITESVEESKAINMIAGGAIIISASGMADAGRIKHHLRNNLIRHNATVLFVGHQARGSLGQVIQSGAREVTIHGSQVPVRAKIRSIDNYSAHADHSELIAWIKGRLPIHGTLFLTHGEDEERAALRKAAMALGLAGDQIIAPELDDRVALQAGGTSRIVATGTGRIETSQIGHDWHNGYAELMIALSDALRAAQSDSEREEMIERLKAALAAK is encoded by the coding sequence ATGGCCGTCGAGCTGAGCTTTAACGGTGCGGCGGGCACCGTTACGGGGTCGTGCTACCGGATCGTCCACGACAGGGGCAACTTTCTTGTCGATTGCGGACTGTTTCAGGGCACCAAGACCGAGCGCGAGCTCAACGAAAAGCCGTTCCCGTTTGATCCGGGAGCGATCGATTTCGTCCTTTTGACCCATGCCCATATCGACCATGTGGGGCTGGTGCCGCGACTGTATGCCAAGGGATATCGCGGGCCGCTGCACGCAACGGCGGCGACCAATGGGCTGATCGAATATCTTCTGGCCGATGGGGCGAGCATCCAGGAAAGCGAGGCTGAGCGCGAAAACAAGAAGCGCCGGCGCCGGGGCGAAGCGCCCGTGCCGCCCCTCTATACCTTGGCAAATGCCGAGGAGGCGCTCAAACACCGGTCCGATCATCCCTACGGCGAATGGATAGAGCCCGGACCGGGAGTTCGGGCGCGGTTCTGGAATGCCGGGCACATCCTTGGGTCGGCTTCCATCGAAATCGAGGTCGAGGACAACGGCAAGCCGGTGCGCTTGTTGTTTTCGGGGGATCTGGGGCCTGACGAAAAGGTTTTCTATCTCAAGCCAGGCGCCCCTTCCGATTTCGACTATGTGATTTGCGAATCAACCTACGGCGGGCGCGAACGGGCCGATTACACGCTGGAAACACGCCGCGCGGCGCTGGCTGAGGAAATCAACGCGGCGCTGGACCGCGGCGGCAATCTGGTGATCCCGGCCTTTGCCGTGGAGCGCAGTCAGGAATTGCTGCACGATATCGGGACGCTGATCGAAGACGGGACGATCAGTCCCAAGCGGGTGTTTCTCGACTCCCCACTGGCGCGGCGGGTAACGCAGGTCTTTGCCCGATACGCCCACGAGTTCGACGATCTCGAACTTTCCCCCGAGCAATTGTTCAACAATCCACGCTTTTCGATCACCGAGAGCGTCGAGGAGTCCAAGGCAATCAACATGATTGCCGGCGGCGCCATTATCATTTCGGCCTCGGGCATGGCCGATGCGGGGCGGATCAAGCACCATTTGCGCAACAATCTGATCCGCCACAATGCGACGGTGCTGTTCGTCGGCCATCAGGCGCGCGGCTCTCTGGGGCAGGTTATCCAGTCGGGGGCCAGGGAGGTGACCATTCACGGATCGCAAGTCCCAGTCCGCGCCAAAATCCGCTCGATCGACAATTATTCGGCCCATGCCGATCATTCCGAACTCATCGCCTGGATCAAGGGGCGGCTGCCCATCCATGGGACGCTGTTTCTGACCCATGGCGAGGACGAAGAACGGGCTGCGCTGCGCAAAGCGGCCATGGCGTTGGGGCTGGCCGGCGACCAGATCATCGCTCCAGAGCTCGATGACCGGGTGGCGTTGCAAGCTGGCGGCACCAGCCGGATCGTGGCGACAGGCACCGGGCGGATCGAAACCAGCCAGATCGGTCATGACTGGCACAATGGCTATGCCGAACTGATGATTGCGCTGTCAGACGCGCTGCGTGCCGCGCAATCGGATTCAGAGCGGGAAGAGATGATCGAAAGGCTCAAAGCCGCGCTAGCGGCCAAATAA
- a CDS encoding hemolysin family protein, with product MTDSDQSSAAARRPHRPEGDQTQSTSSDNKPSLWARIRAHLPGRPASLRTDLKEALEGPFLSTDTTFSASERAILQNVLKLGELRVEDVMVPRADIEAVDSSVNVGYVIDRFRQVGHSRMPVYEESLDNVAGMIHIKDVLEKVTEPAKSAAPTAGNGSNGHNTQSPVKFVTPTLKQRIGKLDLVRKVLFVPPSMPVTDLLASMQATRMHMAVVIDEYGGTDGLVTIEDLLEAVVGDIEDEHDESEASMLRTVDEDSFIADARVELVDLIEAIGSDFDPGEYAEEVDTLGGLMVAMLGRVPVRGEVVSKLKGFEFEITRADARRVKQVRITRRRRKQRLLIAGPKSESPSHPEPENQQAAE from the coding sequence ATGACCGATAGCGATCAATCTAGCGCCGCGGCGCGCCGGCCGCATCGCCCTGAGGGCGACCAGACACAGTCAACTTCAAGCGACAACAAGCCATCGCTATGGGCGCGGATTCGTGCCCATCTGCCGGGCAGACCCGCGTCCTTGCGCACCGATCTCAAGGAAGCGCTCGAGGGCCCGTTCCTGTCCACCGACACGACATTTTCCGCATCCGAGCGTGCCATTTTGCAAAATGTGCTCAAGCTCGGCGAATTGCGCGTCGAGGATGTCATGGTGCCCCGCGCCGATATCGAGGCCGTCGATTCCAGCGTCAATGTCGGCTATGTCATCGACCGCTTCCGCCAGGTCGGCCATTCGCGCATGCCCGTCTATGAGGAGAGCCTCGACAATGTCGCGGGTATGATTCACATCAAGGACGTACTTGAAAAGGTCACCGAGCCGGCCAAATCGGCCGCCCCGACCGCCGGCAATGGCTCGAACGGCCACAACACTCAAAGCCCGGTCAAATTCGTCACCCCGACGCTCAAACAGCGCATCGGCAAGCTCGACCTGGTGCGCAAGGTGCTCTTCGTGCCCCCCTCGATGCCCGTAACCGATCTTCTGGCCTCCATGCAGGCCACCCGCATGCATATGGCGGTGGTGATCGACGAATATGGCGGCACCGACGGGCTGGTCACCATCGAGGATCTGCTCGAAGCGGTGGTTGGCGACATCGAGGATGAGCATGACGAGAGCGAAGCTTCGATGCTGCGCACGGTCGATGAGGACAGTTTCATCGCCGATGCCCGCGTGGAGCTTGTCGATCTGATCGAGGCCATCGGCTCCGATTTCGATCCCGGTGAATATGCCGAGGAAGTCGATACTCTGGGCGGGCTCATGGTGGCCATGCTCGGCCGCGTGCCGGTACGGGGCGAAGTGGTCTCCAAGCTCAAGGGCTTTGAATTCGAGATCACCCGCGCCGATGCCCGCCGGGTCAAGCAGGTCCGCATCACCCGCCGCCGCCGCAAGCAGCGGCTGTTGATCGCCGGTCCCAAGAGCGAGAGCCCGTCACATCCCGAACCTGAAAACCAGCAGGCGGCGGAATAG
- the ybeY gene encoding rRNA maturation RNase YbeY: MTPELSVEINLEAGDWPQTLQPLAETVLGAALENSGFAIDGPCEISVLLTDNRSQQALNREWRGKDKPTNVLSFPALEADDPIEGLLGDISLAYETLVAEADDLEKPFEHHFAHLLVHGMLHVLGYDHETEDEALAMEARETDIMELLGYPDPYDGQVLLND, translated from the coding sequence TTGACGCCCGAACTGTCCGTCGAGATCAATCTCGAGGCCGGGGACTGGCCGCAAACCCTCCAGCCCCTCGCCGAAACGGTCCTCGGTGCGGCGCTGGAAAATTCGGGCTTTGCAATCGATGGCCCCTGCGAAATCTCGGTGCTCTTGACCGACAATCGCTCCCAGCAGGCGCTCAACCGCGAGTGGCGCGGCAAGGACAAGCCGACAAATGTGCTCTCGTTTCCCGCGCTCGAGGCCGACGATCCCATAGAAGGTCTTCTGGGTGACATATCGCTCGCTTATGAGACATTGGTGGCCGAAGCCGACGATCTCGAAAAGCCTTTTGAGCACCATTTCGCCCATCTTCTGGTGCATGGAATGCTCCATGTTTTGGGCTATGACCACGAAACCGAAGACGAAGCCCTTGCCATGGAGGCAAGAGAAACAGATATTATGGAGCTGCTGGGGTATCCAGACCCCTATGATGGTCAGGTTCTTTTGAACGACTGA
- a CDS encoding PhoH family protein yields the protein MTRNLRSQPDQSAAAHLELAFEDNRLVSQLYGEFDQNLALIEQRLGVQANSRGNHVMLRGGANAVDQARRALESLYDMLEEGKAVGPADVDGVIRMVQSEDSQLSLPTLEKRGKVRMAQIATRKATIVARNPAQDGYIRAMDRFEMVFGVGPAGTGKTYLAVAHAATLLERGEINRIILSRPAVEAGERLGFLPGDMKEKVDPYLRPLYDALYDMMQPEVVERCIASGAIEVAPLAFMRGRTLANSAVILDEAQNTTSMQMKMFLTRLGENSKMIITGDPTQVDLPRGEKSGLVEALHLLSDVEGIHTTRFTDKDVVRHALVARIVRAYEGATGKSPASEGKLEV from the coding sequence TTGACACGGAATTTGCGGTCGCAACCCGACCAGTCCGCCGCCGCCCATCTCGAACTGGCGTTCGAAGACAATCGGCTCGTCTCCCAATTGTATGGCGAATTCGACCAGAACCTGGCGCTCATCGAGCAGCGCTTGGGGGTCCAGGCCAATTCGCGCGGCAATCATGTGATGTTGCGCGGTGGCGCCAACGCCGTCGACCAAGCGCGCCGAGCGCTTGAATCGCTCTACGACATGCTCGAAGAGGGCAAGGCCGTCGGCCCCGCCGATGTGGATGGCGTCATCCGCATGGTTCAGTCCGAGGACAGCCAGCTCTCGCTCCCCACGCTCGAAAAGCGCGGCAAGGTGCGCATGGCCCAGATCGCCACGCGCAAGGCCACCATCGTCGCCCGCAATCCGGCCCAGGATGGCTATATTCGCGCCATGGACCGCTTCGAGATGGTGTTCGGCGTCGGCCCCGCGGGCACCGGCAAGACCTATCTCGCCGTCGCGCATGCGGCGACCCTTCTCGAGCGCGGCGAAATCAATCGCATCATCCTCTCCCGCCCCGCCGTGGAAGCGGGCGAGCGTCTCGGCTTTCTGCCCGGCGACATGAAGGAAAAGGTCGATCCCTATCTCCGGCCCCTTTACGACGCGCTCTACGACATGATGCAGCCCGAAGTGGTCGAGCGCTGCATAGCGTCCGGGGCCATCGAAGTGGCTCCGCTCGCCTTCATGCGCGGGCGCACCCTGGCCAATTCCGCCGTCATTTTGGACGAGGCCCAGAACACCACTTCGATGCAGATGAAGATGTTTCTGACCCGGCTGGGTGAAAATTCGAAAATGATCATCACCGGCGATCCCACCCAGGTCGATCTGCCGCGTGGCGAAAAATCGGGGCTGGTCGAGGCCCTCCATCTTCTCTCCGATGTCGAAGGCATTCACACGACGCGCTTTACCGACAAGGACGTTGTGCGCCACGCTCTGGTTGCGCGCATCGTGCGGGCCTATGAAGGCGCAACCGGCAAGAGCCCGGCCTCCGAAGGAAAGCTCGAGGTTTGA
- the miaB gene encoding tRNA (N6-isopentenyl adenosine(37)-C2)-methylthiotransferase MiaB, with amino-acid sequence MSDKQPDLPNAKKVFIKTYGCQMNVYDSDRMTDALAPHGYTPTSEMGEADLVLLNTCHIREKAAEKVYSELGRIRDFRNEREPGAKKMLIGVAGCVAQAEGEEIMARAPAVDLVFGPQSYHRLPELLSKAQNGRVIDTDFPEEDKFAHLPAPKKEVTISRGLTAFLTVQEGCDKFCSFCVVPYTRGAEVSRPVAQVLAEARGLADAGVREITLLGQNVNAYHGLDGNGHSVSLGALCHMLAEIDGIERIRYTTSHPRDMDDELIAAHRDLPQLMPYLHLPVQSGSDSILKAMNRRHTAAEYFEIIDRIRAARPDMALSGDFIVGFPGETDADFEATVDMVRKIGYASAFSFKYSTRPGTPGAQMDNQIEEHVKAERLEVLQAEITRQSQKFNAGCVGMTLPVLIEKPGRNPGQVAGRSPYLQAVHISADQSLIGQILPVEIIAQAKNSLEGTIVTADRIAV; translated from the coding sequence ATGAGCGACAAACAGCCAGATCTCCCCAACGCCAAGAAGGTCTTCATCAAGACCTATGGCTGCCAGATGAACGTCTATGACAGCGATCGGATGACCGACGCGCTGGCCCCGCACGGCTATACGCCGACCTCGGAGATGGGCGAGGCCGATCTGGTGCTTTTGAACACCTGCCACATCCGCGAAAAGGCCGCCGAAAAGGTCTATTCCGAACTCGGCCGCATCCGCGATTTCCGAAATGAGCGCGAGCCCGGCGCCAAAAAAATGCTGATCGGGGTGGCCGGCTGCGTGGCCCAGGCCGAGGGCGAGGAAATCATGGCCCGCGCCCCGGCGGTGGACCTGGTCTTTGGCCCGCAATCCTATCACCGCCTGCCCGAACTTCTCTCGAAGGCGCAAAACGGCCGGGTCATCGACACCGATTTCCCCGAGGAAGACAAATTCGCCCATCTTCCGGCGCCAAAAAAGGAAGTGACCATTTCCCGCGGCCTGACGGCATTTTTGACCGTTCAGGAAGGGTGCGACAAATTCTGCTCGTTCTGCGTCGTCCCCTATACGCGCGGCGCTGAAGTCTCCCGCCCCGTCGCACAGGTTCTCGCCGAGGCGCGCGGGCTGGCCGATGCCGGGGTGCGCGAAATCACCCTTCTGGGCCAGAACGTCAACGCCTATCACGGGTTGGATGGAAACGGTCACAGCGTCAGCCTGGGCGCGCTCTGCCACATGCTGGCCGAAATCGATGGCATCGAGCGCATCCGCTATACCACCTCGCACCCGCGCGACATGGATGACGAACTGATCGCCGCCCACCGCGATCTGCCCCAGTTGATGCCCTATCTCCATCTGCCGGTGCAGTCGGGCTCGGATTCGATCCTCAAAGCCATGAACCGGCGCCACACCGCTGCCGAATATTTCGAGATCATCGACCGCATTCGCGCCGCCCGCCCCGATATGGCGCTCTCGGGCGATTTCATCGTCGGTTTCCCCGGTGAGACCGATGCCGATTTCGAAGCGACAGTGGATATGGTCAGAAAGATCGGCTACGCCTCGGCCTTCTCGTTCAAATATTCCACCCGCCCGGGCACGCCGGGCGCGCAGATGGACAATCAGATCGAAGAACACGTCAAGGCCGAGCGCCTCGAAGTGCTGCAGGCCGAAATCACCCGCCAGTCGCAAAAATTCAACGCCGGCTGTGTGGGCATGACCTTGCCGGTGCTCATCGAAAAGCCCGGCCGCAATCCCGGTCAGGTGGCGGGCCGCTCGCCCTATCTGCAGGCGGTCCATATCAGTGCCGATCAAAGCCTGATCGGCCAGATCCTGCCGGTCGAAATCATCGCTCAGGCAAAAAATTCGCTCGAAGGCACAATTGTCACAGCGGATCGAATCGCGGTCTGA
- a CDS encoding lysophospholipid acyltransferase family protein — translation MALRLVFFGLVVLPFTLLGLPIQFVIVRTGLPGWQFLPSIFFKLLAFTLGLRVALAGQPLAKGPVLVVANHIGWLDIIAVASKVPVSFVAKSDVARWPLIGTLARMHKTVFVDRARRTDTRRTAAEMSARIAQGVPVLLFAEGTSGIGTHVLPFRSALVGAAPKDGASIQPLAIAYTKISGLPLSRSERRQIAWIGDMGITDNLAAILGSGPKDVVLAFGAPIPATIDRKLVAKRAQTTVRRMLNALNRADPLPRDGEVV, via the coding sequence GTGGCCCTGCGCCTTGTGTTTTTTGGGCTTGTCGTCCTGCCCTTCACCCTTTTGGGCCTGCCGATCCAGTTTGTGATCGTGCGAACGGGCCTGCCGGGCTGGCAATTTCTGCCTTCGATCTTTTTCAAGCTCCTCGCTTTCACTCTGGGCCTGCGCGTGGCGCTGGCCGGTCAACCGCTGGCAAAGGGCCCCGTTCTCGTCGTCGCCAACCATATTGGCTGGCTCGATATCATCGCCGTCGCCAGCAAAGTCCCGGTGAGCTTCGTTGCCAAGTCCGATGTGGCCCGCTGGCCCCTGATCGGCACCCTGGCCAGAATGCACAAAACCGTCTTCGTCGACCGCGCCCGCCGCACCGACACCCGCCGCACCGCGGCCGAAATGAGCGCCCGCATCGCCCAAGGGGTTCCCGTGCTGTTGTTTGCTGAAGGCACCTCCGGCATCGGCACCCATGTGCTGCCGTTCCGTTCGGCCCTTGTCGGCGCCGCCCCAAAGGACGGCGCGAGCATCCAGCCCCTCGCCATCGCCTATACCAAAATCTCCGGCCTCCCCCTCTCGCGGTCCGAACGCCGCCAGATCGCCTGGATCGGCGATATGGGTATCACGGACAATCTCGCCGCCATCCTCGGATCGGGCCCCAAGGATGTGGTTCTCGCCTTCGGCGCGCCCATACCCGCCACGATCGATCGCAAACTTGTCGCAAAACGGGCCCAAACCACTGTCCGGCGCATGCTCAACGCCCTCAATCGCGCTGACCCTTTGCCAAGAGATGGGGAAGTGGTGTAA
- a CDS encoding Fur family transcriptional regulator: MGNEPFTEATLEEQCVTRNMRMTDQRRVIARVLEAATDHPDVEELYRRASAIDPRISLSTVYRTVNLFEEAGLVTKHDFKDGRARFEQIPDEHHDHLIDIRSGKVIEFRNEEIEAIQEVIAKKLGYKLVDHRLELYAIPLKDKTRDS, from the coding sequence ATGGGCAACGAGCCTTTCACCGAAGCAACGCTTGAAGAGCAATGCGTGACGCGCAACATGCGCATGACCGACCAGCGCCGGGTGATCGCCCGCGTCCTCGAAGCGGCCACAGACCACCCCGACGTCGAAGAGCTCTACCGCCGCGCCTCGGCCATCGATCCGCGCATTTCGCTCTCCACGGTCTATCGGACCGTCAATCTGTTCGAGGAAGCGGGGCTTGTCACCAAGCACGATTTCAAGGACGGCCGCGCCCGGTTCGAGCAGATCCCCGACGAACACCACGATCATCTGATCGACATCCGCTCGGGCAAGGTCATCGAATTCCGCAACGAAGAGATCGAGGCCATTCAGGAAGTGATCGCCAAAAAGCTCGGCTACAAGCTTGTCGACCACCGCCTCGAACTTTACGCAATTCCCCTGAAGGACAAGACCAGGGACAGCTAG
- the rimI gene encoding ribosomal protein S18-alanine N-acetyltransferase → MNFWTAPNGLHIARGETRDAAALAKLHAQGFYRGWPTSDFAAYLADPKTTPAYIATDAKRIISGFAMLRISGDESELLTIAVDPRKRSRGLGRALLGAAFADLAMSPVRTLFLEVDETNAPAIALYRRFGFADIGTRKGYYPKPDGSAATALVMAAPIG, encoded by the coding sequence ATGAATTTCTGGACGGCCCCCAACGGCCTGCACATCGCGCGCGGCGAAACCCGCGACGCTGCCGCTCTGGCAAAACTGCATGCCCAGGGCTTTTATCGCGGCTGGCCCACGTCCGATTTCGCAGCCTATCTTGCCGATCCCAAAACCACCCCCGCCTATATCGCAACCGACGCCAAACGCATCATTTCCGGCTTTGCCATGCTGCGCATTTCCGGCGACGAGAGCGAATTGCTCACCATAGCGGTGGATCCCAGAAAACGCAGCCGCGGTCTCGGGCGCGCGCTGCTTGGCGCGGCCTTTGCCGATCTGGCCATGAGCCCGGTCAGAACGCTCTTTCTCGAAGTCGATGAAACCAACGCGCCGGCCATCGCGCTCTATCGGCGCTTCGGCTTTGCCGATATCGGCACCCGCAAGGGCTATTACCCGAAGCCCGATGGCAGCGCCGCCACCGCCCTTGTCATGGCCGCGCCGATCGGCTAA